The Ascaphus truei isolate aAscTru1 unplaced genomic scaffold, aAscTru1.hap1 HAP1_SCAFFOLD_1436, whole genome shotgun sequence genome contains the following window.
gagagagagagagacgggagagagagagagagcggggggcgagagagagagacgggggggagagagagagcggggggagagagagagagagagagagacgggggagagagagagagagagacggggggagagagagagacgggggagagagagagacgggggagagagagagaaagacgggggagagagagagagaacgggggaagagagagagagcggggaagagagagagagcgggggagagagagagagcgggggaagagagagagagcggggggagggagaggagagagagacggggggagagagagagagagacggggggagagagagacgggggagagagagagagacgggggagagagagagaaagacgggggagagagagagacggggagagagagagagaacgggggaagagagagagagagagagagagagagagacggggagagagagagagagcggggggcgagagagagagacgggggagagagagagagcggggggagagagagagagagacggggggagagagagagagagagagacgggggagagagagagacgggggagagagagagaaagacgggggagagagagagacgggggagagagagagagaacgggggaagagagagagagagagagagagagacggggcgagagagagagagcggggggcgagagagagagacggggggagagagagagagcggggggagagagagagagacgggggggagagagagagagagagagacggggggagagagagagagagagagacggggggagagagagagacgggggagagagagagaaagacgggggagagagagagagagacgggggagagagagagagaacgggggagagagagagagagcgggggaagagagagagagcggggggagagagagagagcggggggagagagagagagcggggtgggggagagagagagagcggggggagagagagagcggggggagagagagagcggggggagagagagagagcgggggagagagagagagcgggggagagagagagagcgggggagagagagcggggggagagagcggggggggagagagcggggggggagagagagagagcgggggggagagagagagagcggggggagagagaggagagcgggggggagagagagagagagcggggggagagagagagagcggggggagagagagagagccggggggagagagagagagcgggggagagagagagagcggggggagagagagagagcggggggagagagagagagagcggggggagagagagagagcggggggagagagagagagcggggggagagaggagagagcggggggagagagagagagcggggggagagagagagagcggggggagagagagagagcggggggagagagagagagcggggggagagagagagagcggggggagagagagagagcgggggagagagagagcggggggagagagagagcagggggagagagagagagcagggggagaaagagagagcagggggagaaagagagagaggagcaggggagagagagagagcgggggagagagagagagcggggggagagagagcggggggagagagagagcgggggagagagagagagcggggggggagagagagagagcgggggggagagagagagagcggggggaggcgggggagagagagagcgggggagagagagagcggggggagagagagagagcggggggagagagagagacggggggagagagagagagcgggggagagagagagagcggggggagagagagagagcggggggagagagagagagcggggggagagagagagagcgggggagagagagagagcggggggagagagagagcgggggagagagagagcggggggagagagagcggggggagagaaagcgcgaggtagagagagagcgggggaagagagagagagagagcgggggggagagagagagagagagcgggggggagagagagagagaggcgggggggagagagagagagcgggggggagagagagagagcggggggagagagagagagcgggggagagagagagcgcggggggagagagagagagcgggggagagagagagagcgggggaagagagagagagcgggggagagagagcggggaagagagagagagcggggggagagagagcgggaagagagagagcggggggagagagagcggggaagagagagagagcggggggagagagagcgggaagagagagagagcggggggagagagagcgggggagagagagagagcggggggaggagagagagagcgggggggggagagagagagagcgggggggagagagaggagagcggggggagagagagagagcggggggagagagagagagcggggggagagagagagcggggggagagagagagagcgagccggggagagagagagagcggggggaagggagagagcgggagagagagcgggggaagggagagagcaggagagagagcgagagatcaGGAGGGGAGAAGGCGAAAGGGGGCGAAACAGACCGGCCCCCATGAGATAATGAGACAGACCTGACTCCAGTAGCGATTGACGATGAGAAGAGATGCATCGTCCGTGGCTTGCCGTCTCTCCAGGGTCTCGATGCGCTCTCGCAGCTCATCCTCTATGGTCTGTCTCTGGTCCAGCATCCCCGCGAGCTTCTTGTTCTTCACCTGCAGAGTGCGCAAGTCCTGCTCCTCCTACCGGAGAGAGACAGCGTGGAGCAGAGAGCGCGGGCGtccaggtgggggggagagcgcgggcgcccagggggggagagcgagagcgggcgcccaaagggggggagagagagcgggcgcccagggggggcagagagagcgcGGGCgccaaggggggggagagcgagagcgggcgcccaaagggggggggagagagagcgggggcggccaggggaagcagagagagagcgggctcccagggggggagagcgagagcgcCCAAGGGGGTGAGGAGAACGAAAGAGCGGGTGcccagggggggcaggagagggagagagcgggcgaccattggggggagagagagagagtgggcgcccAGGGAGGGAAAGCAAGAGAGCGGCCgcccaggggggggagagtgagagagcgggcgcccaggggg
Protein-coding sequences here:
- the LOC142475931 gene encoding E3 ubiquitin-protein ligase BRE1A-like, producing MSGAGSKRAGGDAGSLAPPEKKAAVEDSGTTVETIKLGGVSSTEEQDLRTLQVKNKKLAGMLDQRQTIEDELRERIETLERRQATDDASLLIVNRYWSQVCLIISWGPVCFAPFRLLPS